The segment TAAATGCAAAATTTCAAACTGCACGTACCAAATCGCCACGGATACTACGTAGCCGACTACTACCGTCCAAGCAAGCCTCATATGCGCGCCGAAGGTATATATGCCCTTTAGTTTGCCCATCACGCCTACGCCGGCAGCCGAACCAAAGCTTATCATAGACCCGCCGATACCGGCAGTTAAGGTAACTAGTAGCCACTGGCTTAAATTTTCGCCCGCATCTGCGCCCATCATAGGATTTGCTTTTAGTACGGCGGACATAACAGGGACGTTATCCACGATAGCGGATAGGAAGCCGACTCCTATATTTACGGCAGTGGCGCCGAATTTATCGTAAAGCGAAACGGCGTAATTTAAAAATCCTACGAAGTGCAACGCGCCCACGGCGGCAAGGATACCGAAGAAGAAGAAAAGCGTGTTGTTTTCGATCTTTGACATATAGTGAAAGACGTGCATAGGCTCTTCGTTTTTATTAGTTTTTTTGTAGACGTAAGTGTAAAGGCTAAGAAGCGAGAAGCCAAACATCATGCCCCACATTGCAGGTAGGTGGAAAAGCTGATGCATCATAACTGCCGAAAATATCGTAAATGCGCCAAGTCCAATGACGACTTTGCCGCCTTTTTTGATGCTTACTTTCGGCTCCGTCGCAGGGTCAAAGTGCGGACTACCCTCAGGCACGACGCGCGCTAGCAAAAACGCCGTAACCAGCCAGCCGATAAACGAGGCCGGGAAAAGCGCGAAAAAGTCGATAAACGGAGCCTTGCCCGCAGCCCAAGCCATCAGAGTCGTTATATCGCCGAACGGACTCCACGCGCCGCCCGCGTTTGCTGCTACGACGATGTTTATAGCGCCCGCGACTAGGAAATTTACGTTATTTTTATCTATCGTTAAAAGAACGGTAGAAAGGATAAGAGCGGTAGTTAGATTGTCGGCGACGGGGCTGATAAAAAACGCCAAAATACCCGTTAGCCAAAATAGCTTTTTATACGTGTAGCCCTTTGAGACGAGGTTGTATTTTAGCGCGTTAAACACGTCCCGCTCTATAAGCGCCTCGATATAGGTCATCGCAACCATGAGGAAAAATACGATCTGCGAAATCTCTAAAATCAGGTGATTTACCTCATTTTGCAACGAATGCACGTCTAGGCCGTTTGCCAGCATATAAAAGCCGATGAGCAAGAACATAAAAGTACCGATAAATATGGCCGGTTTAGCCTTGTCCATATGAAAATTTTCTTCCGTAGCGATGAAAAAATATCCCACGACGAAAATAATGAGGCATGCTATACCCACCCACGTAGTCGTTAAATTTAACGCCTCGCCCGCAGCGTCGCCGCTACCGAAAGCAAGCGCGAAAAATAGACCCAAAAGTCCGACGATCTTCATTTACTCTCCTTGATTTATAGTTTATTTATCTTTTCGGTTTTGCTGTTTGATGGCTCGGACGGTTCTTCGTAGAACGGATCGCCCTTGTGGCCGCAGCCTGCTATAAAAATTAACAAAAAAAATGCTAAAATCGCCTTATGAAAGACGCTAAGACTATTATTCGACATATTGTTGATAATCCTTTTTATAAAGAGTTAAAAAACCGTAGCGAGTGCGGGGAATTTTTACGGCTTTTAAGCCTAAATCATCGCAGGCTCATCGCCTTTTGCTACGAGAAAAACGGCATTTTGTTTTTCGCCCTGTTTCATCCGCTAGGACTTCAGGAATTAAAAAGCGATAGTAGTATAAAAATGTTAAAAGGCTTATTAAAAATCTATTCTAGCGTAAATTTTGACGGCAGGCTCGCTCGCGTAACGGACGTTAAATTTTTTGTGACAAAGCATTTAAAATTTAAAAAAGTAACCGATCCGTACGAAAAAAAGCGAATTTTTACCTACGCCGAGCCGGCCAAGGGAGAGTTCGTAAATTTAGCCAAAAGCGAGCGGATTTTCGATGGGTTTGAAAAGATCCGCCTAGCTATCAAGCAAAATTTAGCCAAAGAATCAAGCGGGGCGCGATGAAACGAGATAAAATCCGGCTAAATTTAGACACAAAGTACGCAAACGAACTACTTCAAATTCATAAAAACTATGCGGCGCAAACCTCGTCAAATTTAACCGCGCAAAGCAAAAGCGTAAATTTACAAACGGGAGCTAGATTTTGCTAATCGACGAGATACGCTCATTGCCTGCTCATCCCGGCGTTTATCAGTATTTCGACAAAGCGGGCAAGCTTCTTTACGTCGGCAAGGCTAAAGTTTTAAAAAACCGCGTCAAAAGCTACTTTTCATTTACGCCAAGTCTCGCCCCCTCGCCCAAGGTTAGCCCGCGCATCCACAAGATGATCAGCGAGGCCGTACACCTCGAGTATATCGTCACTCCCAGCGAAGCCGACGCGCTGATACTGGAAAACTCCTTCATCAAGCAGCTAAGGCCAAAATACAACATCTTGCTGCGCGACGATAAGACCTACCCCTACATCTACGTAAATTTGGACGAGGATTTCCCGCGCTTTGAGATCACGCGCAAGATCGTCCGAGGCAAAAACGTCAAGTATTTCGGGCCGTATTTTCGCGGCGCGCGCGAGCTTTTAGATGCGCTAAGGCTGAGCTTTAAACTCGTGCAAAGCAAAAGCGCGCTCAAAGCCACGGGTGCGTATCTGCCCTATCAGATCGGCTACTCTGAAGCCCCTCTCATCAGTAAAATTTCGCCTGCAGACTACGCCAAGGTCGTAGAGGGCGCGATCGCGGCGCTAAATAATCCGCTTTCTATGCTGCCAAAGCTCGTAAATTTGATGAACAAATACGCCCAAAACGAAAACTACGAGCAAGCCGCCCTCGTGCGCGATAAGATCAACGCGATCAAGGATCTAGACGTCAAAATCGAGGTCGATCTAGCTAAGCTCGAGGATTTTGAGGTTTTTGCCGTGGGCGCGGAGCAAAATTTGCTTTGCGCGGTGCGTTTTAGCGTGCACGGCGGCAAAATTAGCGGCGTGTATCAAAATATCACGAACGCCAAAATGAGCTCGCAAGGCGATCTAAACGACGCGTACAAACAAATCGTTTTAGAGAGCTTTCCAGCTGGCGCGCCAGTAGTGAGCGCGAAAATTTACGTACTAGAAGCCTTTGAGGACGCAAGTCTCGTGGAGGAGATTTTAACCGCTCGCCACGGCCGTAAATTTAGCATCTGCGTGCCTAAAATCGGCGAGAAAAAGCGCATCTGCGAGATGGCGCTAACAAACGCGCAAGTCTTTATCCAAAAGTACCTAAAAACCCACGACGACGCGTTTTTGGACGAGTTAAAGGAGTATTTCGGCCTAGCATGCGCGCCGCACGTCATCGAGACCTTTGACAACTCGCATATGTTCGGCGCGGCCGCGGTCGGCGCGATGGTGCGCTTTGAGCACGGCAACTTCGCCAAAGAGTACTACCGCCACATGCACCTCTCTTATGCAAACGACTACGATCAGATGCGCCAGATGCTAACCGAGCGCGCTTTGCGGTTTGACAAGCTTAGTCCGCCAGAT is part of the uncultured Campylobacter sp. genome and harbors:
- the nhaD gene encoding sodium:proton antiporter NhaD, whose translation is MKIVGLLGLFFALAFGSGDAAGEALNLTTTWVGIACLIIFVVGYFFIATEENFHMDKAKPAIFIGTFMFLLIGFYMLANGLDVHSLQNEVNHLILEISQIVFFLMVAMTYIEALIERDVFNALKYNLVSKGYTYKKLFWLTGILAFFISPVADNLTTALILSTVLLTIDKNNVNFLVAGAINIVVAANAGGAWSPFGDITTLMAWAAGKAPFIDFFALFPASFIGWLVTAFLLARVVPEGSPHFDPATEPKVSIKKGGKVVIGLGAFTIFSAVMMHQLFHLPAMWGMMFGFSLLSLYTYVYKKTNKNEEPMHVFHYMSKIENNTLFFFFGILAAVGALHFVGFLNYAVSLYDKFGATAVNIGVGFLSAIVDNVPVMSAVLKANPMMGADAGENLSQWLLVTLTAGIGGSMISFGSAAGVGVMGKLKGIYTFGAHMRLAWTVVVGYVVSVAIWYVQFEILHLYF
- the uvrC gene encoding excinuclease ABC subunit UvrC — encoded protein: MLIDEIRSLPAHPGVYQYFDKAGKLLYVGKAKVLKNRVKSYFSFTPSLAPSPKVSPRIHKMISEAVHLEYIVTPSEADALILENSFIKQLRPKYNILLRDDKTYPYIYVNLDEDFPRFEITRKIVRGKNVKYFGPYFRGARELLDALRLSFKLVQSKSALKATGAYLPYQIGYSEAPLISKISPADYAKVVEGAIAALNNPLSMLPKLVNLMNKYAQNENYEQAALVRDKINAIKDLDVKIEVDLAKLEDFEVFAVGAEQNLLCAVRFSVHGGKISGVYQNITNAKMSSQGDLNDAYKQIVLESFPAGAPVVSAKIYVLEAFEDASLVEEILTARHGRKFSICVPKIGEKKRICEMALTNAQVFIQKYLKTHDDAFLDELKEYFGLACAPHVIETFDNSHMFGAAAVGAMVRFEHGNFAKEYYRHMHLSYANDYDQMRQMLTERALRFDKLSPPDLWLIDGGQALLDLATDIIASSGANVDILAISKEKIDAKAHRAKGGARDKIYASSGVFTLPTNDRRLQFFQRLRDEAHRFAITFHQKTKRKEDLGASKLADAGVSAGSIAKLVKFYGSFEAIMTATSEEIEKVTNRNVAAKIEQLKESEI